In the Hordeum vulgare subsp. vulgare chromosome 7H, MorexV3_pseudomolecules_assembly, whole genome shotgun sequence genome, one interval contains:
- the LOC123412723 gene encoding dormancy-associated protein 2-like, giving the protein MAVKSLVLLGVVLASLLLLSEDVADARELTDAKESEEKNVKPTRGPGLTKDEKWGGGNKHDGGYGNGGGYGNGGGYGNGGGYGNNGGGGGNGGGYGNGGGGYGNGGYRNNGGGYGNGGYGNNGGGYGGGYGNSGHGGGYGRGYGGGGYGPGYGGGYGNGGGNGGFGGGYGGGGGYGGGGGYGGGYGGGSGGGGYP; this is encoded by the exons ATGGCGGTCAAGTCTCTGGTTCTTCTTGGTGTCGTACTAGCCTCGCTCCTGCTTCTCTCCGAGGATGTAGCAGATGCTAGAGAACTTACTGATGCTAAAG AGTCAGAGGAGAAGAATGTGAAACCTACAAGAGGGCCGGGCTTGACTAAGGATGAGAAGTGGGGAGGTGGAAACAAGCATGATGGAGGATACGGAAACGGTGGAGGGTATGGAAACGGTGGTGGATATGGTAACGGTGGGGGATATGGAAACAATGGCGGGGGCGGTGGAAACGGTGGGGGGTACGGGAACGGCGGTGGAGGCTATGGAAACGGTGGATACCGGAACAATGGTGGAGGTTATGGCAATGGAGGTTATGGAAACAATGGTGGCGGGTATGGTGGAGGATACGGCAATTCTGGACATGGTGGCGGTTATGGGCGTGGTTATGGCGGTGGAGGCTATGGACCTGGATATGGTGGCGGGTATGGCAATGGTGGTGGAAATGGTGGGTTTGGTGGGGGatatggtggtggcggtggataCGGTGGCGGTGGTGGGTATGGTGGAGGTTACGGTGGAGGATCTGGTGGCGGTGGCTATCCTTGA